Below is a window of Anas platyrhynchos isolate ZD024472 breed Pekin duck chromosome 13, IASCAAS_PekinDuck_T2T, whole genome shotgun sequence DNA.
TGCAAGCTACGTTCACAAATATAGACAGCTTTTATATTTCAAGTCCTGCTCCctctaggaaaggaaaaagcagcagttagGGTAGGACAAGAGTGTATGCAACTGTTGTACCAGCTTCCTCTCCCTTGCAGTGATGTCCCACAGTTAAGTTGTTCTACAAAGTCCAAATTTGTAGTGTCATTTTCTACTCTCCCGTTCCTTACCTAACATCTGgctggcaggaaaagaaacaaactaagaaaaagaaagtccaCACTTCGCTTCGTAGCATTGCGTGGCAAAATGCACCCAGCCAGAGTTACAGCATGAGAATTGTCATcttctgtctgtatttcagaagacaaCCTAAGGAACTCTTAACCTTCAACACTTACTTTTAGCTTCCCGGCCCTGAAATTGAGCTGCCACTTTCCCTGCTGGTTCGGTATGAAAGAAGCCAGCAGCAGATTTGACAGCAGCTTCCTCCTTCCCAAGCTTCTCTTGTTGTTCTCTCTGTTGCCACTTCTCCCACCGGCTCTCTTcaaagctcttctctggacatttAAGACTTCCACTCTGCTGAGTGggctagaaggaaagaaaagcagtgcatgaataggaccaaaaaaaaaatccgtggAGATTTCGTTAAGAAAATCTGATCagcaatccctccaaaatggtCTTGATGTGGAACAGCATATTAATATCATTCAGGTtactgttgtattttttttttttccctaaaattctGCCTGTAACAAGAGCCATGCTTTACTATGGACACAGTCTCACGTATCTGCAATATCCACTATGGCAAGCTTCTTTAAACAGCTAGGGTGTTCTGCTGTACATCTATTTATCACATTCTTTTTGTCTGACAGATCAAGtcagtaagaacaaaaagaattccCTCCACGTTAACTGTGTAGATTTCAGCTGGTGCTAACagggtttctttgttgctgTGGTATAAACAGACTGATTCCAAGTTTGAGGAGTACAGAGTtgtctggaaatgctgctggcgATAGGATTTAGACTGCACTGCAGCTCCTACCAGGTGCTGAAGGGTAAGAACACGCTCAAGAGGGTGGCACACGGTGAGTAACCAAACTTGTCAGAATGATCAGAAATTGTACGAATGGATGTGTGTCTTCACAGAGGACTCACCTGTACATCAGGCACAGAGGAAAGTTTAGGAAAAGGCCGGTTCAATTccactgccttcttttctttttttaaagcacctgaaaaagaagagaaaaaaaagtttggtcaacggcagaaataaagaaagctgggtacttgtttcctttgtgcatttatttccttgtgccccatgagagagagagagaaaggctaCAATGTGCAATCCATTCAGCAATTATCCATGAAGCAGATCCTGAGCAAACTGAACTTGCTCAAGATGGGAAGCACCTCACTGGGGCAGCCATTAAAGCATCTGTTTATGGAGCACCTGTTAGTTTTGTGCTCCATAAagatttctgctctgctggggcaggtcCGGgttgtgctgagggagctgcacgAGCAGGTCTTGCCCCTGCGCTGGAAGCTTCAGTTTTACCATGCCCTTCAGCCTCAGCTTTGGCTTGAGTTTCGCGTCTCTGAAGAGCTTTCTCACGACGGATTTCCTCCAGTGTTTTCACATGGATCTCTCCCATCGGCTTAGCAGCCTTCCCTGTCATCATCAAGAAATGAGGAGAAGCACCAACATTTAAAGAGAGTCCAGCAATAGTTTCAGTCTCCAACATTTGTCAGAGCACTAAGGAAAACTAATCTTGAGTGTTCCCAATAATGCATCTTAGAACAATATCCTTAGAATGacattctcctcctcctctgagccacttgtattttgaagaccAGCCCTATCCAGAGAGAACTgctacacagaaatgctgctttactttagtactttttcagactgcatttcaaattcctgctcctggcagtgGTTCTGTTCTAATTGTACGGAACGGTTCACAGAAGCAGCTAAAAACCTTGACAAGGCAcaagtagaaaagaaacacacacctAGAGCCAGATTACTGATAGTGGCTGTCAGAAGAGCTTCAGCACTCAAGCAAGAGGCAtcagttctttgttttcatttcaattaGTTTTTAGGGATGGATGAAAGCAGTCCAAGTtcatggaaaggaaggaggagaaagcatatttaatatcTAGCTGTTACCTCTCTCAGTACTGGTCTGTTTCGGAGGTAATCCCAGCCTGTCCTTCAGAGACTTGGCAACttgaactgcaaaacagaaaaagaacgaATTAGGGAGGCTGCAGAATGTCAACTTCAGGTTCACATTGCAAAACAAGACAGGAAAGGGAACTTTGAATCCCAGTGATTACCACCTCAGCCAACATGCAAAAAGAAGCATCACTGGAAaaggacaaacagaaagactAAATACAAAACCCAGGAATCCAATCCAGATGCCCGTTTAGTACCTGGATCTCTCTTGGGTGCTTTGTCAGCATTTCCCGGAGCCTCTACCTTCTTCCCCAGCCTTTCAGCAAGGCGGCGCTTCACTGGAAGGGTGCTTACATcatcttcagagaaaacaaggaatatTCTAAGAACTTTTCTTTGCAGGAAGCTTTGAGAACAGTCAACAATAAGCTTCTATTTTTCAAgcatattttcatagaattgcCTTTCAGctgataaatgatttttttttttttttgaaccattTCTGCAGTCGACACAGATCTCCACTGCAACGTATTTTCCTTTCATACATCAAAAATACTCTTTAATGCAGTCATATATAGAAGGCAGCACCTACGTAACAGCTCATAAAAAGTTCTTACCCGCGGAGGCTTTCCGTTTTCCTTGTCTAGCAGCAAGATCTAGTCGAACCACAGGTTCCTCCCCTAAAACaaaagggattttctttttctatttcacagaAACCAGTAGCCAACAGAAATATTATCCTGTTAGCCCATCTCCAACATGTCAGACACTGTTTTGACAGCTAAACCACATAAACTCATATTTTAACTATAAttaacataggaaaaaaatattaatagtctCAGTGCTTGCTTCAAATTCCAGCTGAGATAGTAGAGAGTGAATCTGAGTCTGCCTGACAGCTATACTTTGTGCAGAACAAAGCTGCATAAGCAAGCAGAATATTATTAGGTACAAATGCTGACAAATAGTCCTTTCGAAGGTGAATGTCTACGAGTAAAAGTACTTCcacacttttttccctttcaaaggcaTTTGCACAGCTCTAAACAATTTATACACAAACTCCTGTCATACTGTGTCCACACCTGCCACTGGCAGCCTCTTTAATGCCTCCGAAATTGCTTCTTATATAGCACTGTCTTCTAcagctctttcttctccttactcttctgtttttcaggtaCCCCCCTATTTGCATACTGacacttttcttttctcctgccacTGCACTTAACCTGAGCACCACATCTTGCCAGTACAACCAGGGACTTTAAGCATAAAAGCACGTTTTGAACAGAAGGCAGCACTAGAAGGCTAACATGGgtgaattgttttaattattgcttaACCCTCCAGTTTAGGAGTaaggaaatcaaaacaaaagcattcacTATTACCTTTCCTGGAAGACAGTGTCACAGTTCTCACCACTGTCTGGACGTTTTCCTTTTCtagagcaggaaaaaatcatagaatcaatgGGACGAAGAGAAGATCTTGAAGAACCTTCTGTTCAGAGCAACCAAAACATAAGGAAGTTTACCCGACATAAAAAACTatcacaaagaacaaaaaactttaaattatttgttactgtccaaaatacagcaagcaGAGCATGTAAATAAGAGAGGTGACTAATTTGCCTCTGGTTGCCCTTTAAACTCCCATTTAGAATACCAGCTGGCTGAGAATCAGGTTGCTTGATGCCCCCAGCTGAAAATGGAAGTCTGTCCCTCAAGCAGCTCCCAGGCACCATCACCTGCCGTGAACAGGATAGGAAAGTAGGGAATATTAACTCACCACcgtgtctcttatttttttccttcatcttctgcgatttgatttcctcaagtgtttttattccaaaattcagattgccctctgaaaacaggaaacagtTCATGAGACAGGCTTAGAGGCATtcactgaggaccacagctcctcaggcttcttagcgctcagcaactttctgaagtatttagaatAAAGCCTGTCAACACTCCTCACAAGTGAAAGAGCCAGAGAACCAAGGGCATTTTGCCCCTCCTTTCATCcttcaggcttaaaaatgtagttttaattttaatccatttacacGATATTAGATCCCTCTGTCGTTAGATATGGCTTATCAACAGTGGTTGCAAGGCTGCACGTGCAGCCATTTCAACTCCACGCTGTGGCcctgttttgttctccaaaagtaaagaaaaggagttCACCTTTCTGACCCAATGGGCACATGATGGTATTCATGGCAGAAATGAGATCATGGAAATAACCGAGTCCATTCAGCACCcctacattttgttgtgtttatacaccacactgcttttgagttaactgtcaagttcttctgatttatcCTACTAAGGTGCTTCAATACCTTGTTTAGTAGTAGTAGAACTGCCTTTGCGAGTGGAAATCACCCGTAATCCATTTTTGCCTTCCGCAGCTGGTTGCTGGACGGGAGTTctagtttcttctccttcctcagaaagttggtctgaaggggaaaaatctattCAGTTATGCATAGACCAGATTGTTCATGATTACGTAGCTCATGCAGTGACACTTCAGCCCATGCTTCATATAAAAaactttgttgctgtttttttttatttttatttttttttaaaacagctaCACTGACCTGATGAACTCCTAAGTAGAATACACTAGGACAAAACATCTAGGACTCTagattctctctgcagctttaactactacacaacacattgctcttcagacagaaaaaagaaatttccttcctagtttCACATAGAACTTTACACAACAGACCAGCTAAAGCCAGGAGTGGTTCTAAGCTTTCCTCCAACGTTTCAGGTTCTGTCCACTGACTGCCAGACAAAGCCACCAGTGACCTGGCCACACTGCCTGCCCTATCGCTAGACATACCTCAGGTCATCTGTGATTTATACtttcatttacagcacagattccttcaagaaccaaagatttacacaaccatttacagcacaaattccttccaagaaccaaaacatgctcaccatcatcatcttcatcatcatctgcagCATTGATTACAACTGGAGAGTGTGTAGGGCTTgggacattttcagagttttccactttcatcacccccttagctgtggagagggatttgactggacagaaagtttgttttgctgcagtgacatctgaGCCATTTTCAAAGCATTGTCCGCGGACTCAGGCGGACTTGGCAGTGTagctagaggaagaggaggatcatCGGTAATATGGCAGTTTAAAACTTTGACCACAATTTGGCAAAGAGGtggtaggaaaggcagataaCCCGCACAGACAACGAATTCAGCatctccttttgcccatcccatcACTGTTTACACCGTCAACAATGACTTCCCTTTGAACAACAACACATCTCCCTGCCacccagcaaaagatgaaacaacaggaagcaaactgcaaggcaaacatcacacaaagccaagagaagctgagcacgaaagcagaaaacaaacaccagcagtacaCTCCGTGCAGTATACCTATGACTGCAGACCTTTTCCTGCACTCACAAATGAACAGTTACCTGATGCCCCCTACAGGATTGGCACCCACTAAGTAATACTCCAAATTAAGCGCTTCAAGAAAAAGGACCTAAACTCACTCTTGCTTGGTGGGAAGAATTGTCCATCGATGTCACGTCCCTTTGCatgatgaaaagcacagttggctttctgacagcctcccggctgcttctcccagaagcaaggaatctcactgcgctttttctgaagacagaaagaaagaaaagctcgtgATAACACGCACCTGAGGCTTGCAAAGAGACGCGCAGCTCCATATCATGACAGCTGTcacaacacagtgctgaaacatCATTCCAAAGGTCAGTTTCTCAGTTAAGTGGAGTATTTCTGGGCATATTCACAAAGTTTGCATAAGCTGGAACCACTATGCACATTTAGATTTGTCATCATTCAGTTTGAGAAGACAGGCACTCTCAGACATCAGTTGAGGGTGGCTTAAACTAATACACCTAGGATTATACTAGCattattcagagggaaaaaaaacgtCTGAAATTGCCTAGGTTAACCCTGTCTAGAACTACTTCTTGGAGACTTAgttcttctgcacctttaaCTTTCCCCACTTCCTACCCCAGGCAGCTAGAACAGCGTTATCGGAaggattttatttccctctgcttcctcccaccccctctcttGGTAACAGAAACCAGTATGGTTTTGAAGCAAACGAATCTATCCTGCACAAGCACAATCAGTACACCTACggcactgaaaaatgcttttgttgattTAGTTTGAGAACACATCGTTAGGCACTCACGTCAATTTCCATGTGTCTGAATCGGCAGACGTTCCTGAGACAAcgaccctcctgccacagcttgcagaccgtctcattgcccagagcagcttcgcAGTGGCGGTAGGCACATTTGTCTCCCTggaaccaaaaggaaaccaacGAGGAAAATAGAGTACAGCCTCAaaaatggccatgctgctgcctaaggttgctacaactgaattcagaatCTATCTGGTTCTCAAGTTAACCAAAGACCAGtgtgcttcctcctcctaatctactccttcctgaaaaaaatggggaaaaaaaagcaaagcaaaggaaagccagccataccttggtacaggtagaatagaaatagaagtagcAATCCTCTCCTTGTTTAGACATGCCAACGAGTTCTGCTAACAAGCTCGGCTTCTCTCCACAGGgacttcctctgctcttggagagagctgtcttcacccttgcttgggctgaaagtcttctactggcttgtgagcagggaaatcttcttttgaaaagtaacCCTCCTGAAGAaagtaacaagtgaaaaataatgaggaaccaacatttttccagctttcttcagttcATCAAATCAAGTTATCAGTCTCTCGAAGAGAGCAAAGCCTTGAAATCAGCTGTTACATGAACTAACTAAATATGAAAGTTCCCTAAAGCTGCCAGGAGCTTTGTCAGCAAGCGTTCTCTTCCACATCCTCAATAAGATGACTTGGAGCACACCTGGAAGCCTGAAAACGGAGTCACTCCTTAAAAATCCACCTGATCATACATGCAAGTCAATAATCAACTCTGGCTACAAATAACTTCTCTAGAACACAGTTAGGACGCATTAAACAGCACGTTGCAGGCACTGTGGGTCTTCCATTTCACCTACCTGGACAACCTCAGCAAAGTTATCGATCTTCAAAGACTTCCAGTTAACTTCTCCTGGAGGCCGAACCAAGACTGAATCCGTGAATTATTAATAAAGGGCTAGGAAGaattttcctcctcactttGCCAAGGGAACCTCTCATCCACAATTCAAACATAGCATGCGCTTTTAAACAGCTTATAACTAATAGAGGAAGCAAGTCCATTTGAATGCTCTCTCAGACTGGAGACAGCCAGGGTTAGTTAGCTCTTCAAAACAATataaaccaaaaaacaaaaaaaaacaaaaacaaaaaacccagcgCATTTAGAGATGAACTCGTGATTCAAAGTGGCTGCAAAAATGAGGCTCCATGTTCTACAGCCGGTCAatctaacctttttttttttttttaatttaaaattcagtatgttccaatctctggtcttcaagatttcttcacctattaagaaaacacaaaaacctttccCTGTCTTTATTACCTGTACAGCAAAAAACATACCACAGTGCATATAAATCCACAGATGTGCATACGCATACACACGtctgtgtttatacacacacGAGGAGGGAGTGAGAGAAAGTTAGCGAGAGCGAcagtgaaaatcagaatttttgccttttcgACACAGAGAGCGCGTAGAAATTCTCTCATTTTGagggaactagaaaaaaatggaggctcTACAAAAGATTTTGATGAGTATGCCTTCGAGGCCGATGCTTTGTAACATGAGTGATCTGGGGGCCAGCACACAAATATGCAGACGTATGTACATGCATACAGGATAAACAGATCTATACACACAAGCGTGCACAGTGTATGTTGTATGATCTCCATAGCGAGAACAACTCGTAGCCCTGATCAGACACGTAGAGTTGCAATCAATTAAGAGCAGGAAGACAGCAGATCAAGGGTACAGCAAGCTTTGAGAGGCAGGGGAATGCTCACTTTGCCAGTGGCATGGCTGCATGATACCAAGGATTTTGAATTAGTTGGATTTTTTG
It encodes the following:
- the LOC119713707 gene encoding zinc finger CCCH domain-containing protein 11A-like isoform X1; translated protein: MLETETIAGLSLNVGASPHFLMMTGKAAKPMGEIHVKTLEEIRREKALQRRETQAKAEAEGHGKTEASSAGARPARAAPSAQPGPAPAEQKSLWSTKLTGALKKEKKAVELNRPFPKLSSVPDVQPTQQSGSLKCPEKSFEESRWEKWQQREQQEKLGKEEAAVKSAAGFFHTEPAGKVAAQFQGREAKTNLMTSAKPSGGKVTFPKKKALKRKAPGSYPSAIAAVELRTALDADMVGPPAKKAAMVRPGANAEMDPLLKPYPPLGEKVEKSNVLQAFCFL
- the LOC119713707 gene encoding zinc finger CCCH domain-containing protein 11A-like isoform X2; this translates as MKVENSENVPSPTHSPVVINAADDDEDDDDQLSEEGEETRTPVQQPAAEGKNGLRVISTRKGSSTTTKQEGNLNFGIKTLEEIKSQKMKEKNKRHGEKENVQTVVRTVTLSSRKGEEPVVRLDLAARQGKRKASADDVSTLPVKRRLAERLGKKVEAPGNADKAPKRDPGTKRASGLDSWVLYLVFLFVLFQ